A genomic segment from Geitlerinema sp. PCC 7407 encodes:
- a CDS encoding class III extradiol ring-cleavage dioxygenase, giving the protein MTAQKGQIVYLSHGGGPLPLLGEANHKAMINFMLQLPSLLKKPDAILVISAHWEEKLATLLGAQNPPMFYDYYGFPNEAYEITYPAPGSPELANKIASLLTQKNIPARIDSQRGFDHGLFVPLKLMFPKADIPAMQLSLLHNLDSSAHIALGKALRGLIAENILVIGSGFSFHNMEAFSWQGINIPDPANEAFQNWLIEVCSDTVSQSEREHRLVEWQKAPSARYCHPREEHLLPLHVCVGMAEKPASTIFNDYILGKRSVAFLW; this is encoded by the coding sequence ATGACGGCTCAAAAGGGTCAGATTGTCTATTTATCCCATGGAGGAGGTCCTTTGCCACTCCTTGGAGAAGCCAATCATAAAGCGATGATTAATTTTATGTTGCAGCTTCCATCTTTATTGAAGAAGCCAGATGCCATCCTTGTCATCAGTGCCCATTGGGAAGAAAAATTGGCAACATTGCTAGGTGCCCAAAACCCTCCAATGTTTTACGACTATTACGGTTTTCCTAATGAAGCTTATGAAATCACCTACCCAGCTCCAGGAAGTCCCGAGCTTGCCAATAAAATAGCCAGCTTACTGACCCAGAAGAATATACCAGCTCGTATAGATTCTCAGCGGGGATTTGATCATGGCTTATTTGTTCCCCTAAAGCTTATGTTCCCTAAAGCAGACATTCCTGCAATGCAACTTTCGCTATTGCATAACCTTGATTCGAGCGCTCACATAGCCCTTGGCAAAGCATTACGAGGGTTAATAGCTGAGAATATTCTGGTCATTGGATCTGGATTTTCATTCCACAATATGGAAGCATTTTCTTGGCAAGGAATTAATATACCCGATCCTGCCAATGAAGCTTTTCAAAATTGGCTAATTGAAGTGTGTTCTGACACAGTATCTCAGTCTGAGCGGGAGCATCGTCTGGTTGAATGGCAAAAGGCTCCCTCAGCGCGCTACTGCCATCCTCGCGAAGAGCATTTACTGCCTCTTCATGTGTGTGTTGGCATGGCAGAAAAACCGGCTTCAACAATATTTAACGACTATATTCTCGGTAAGCGTTCAGTTGCTTTTTTGTGGTAA
- the hoxE gene encoding bidirectional hydrogenase complex protein HoxE, with translation MTSSPTPAVRTPGDAERQSPAKAAKAEGDRRFKALDTVMKRNQHRPDALIEVLHKAQETFGFLEEDVLNYVARGLKLPLSRVYGVATFYHLFSLKPSGQHTCVVCLGTACYVKGSNKVAEILEKELGITLGQTTADGKVSLMAARCIGACGIAPAVVFDGTVAGKQGPEDALTRIQAWEAE, from the coding sequence ATGACCTCTTCACCTACACCAGCTGTTCGAACTCCCGGCGATGCTGAGCGCCAGTCACCGGCCAAAGCTGCCAAAGCCGAAGGCGATCGCCGCTTCAAGGCCCTTGATACGGTGATGAAACGCAACCAGCACCGGCCCGACGCCCTGATCGAGGTGCTGCACAAAGCTCAGGAAACCTTTGGATTTCTCGAAGAAGACGTCCTCAACTATGTTGCGCGGGGCCTCAAACTGCCCCTGAGCCGCGTCTACGGCGTCGCAACCTTTTATCATCTCTTTTCCCTCAAGCCCAGCGGCCAGCACACCTGCGTCGTCTGTCTGGGCACGGCCTGCTACGTCAAAGGCAGCAACAAAGTGGCAGAAATCCTAGAAAAAGAGCTGGGGATCACCCTCGGCCAGACCACTGCCGACGGCAAGGTATCTCTGATGGCGGCCCGCTGTATCGGGGCCTGCGGCATTGCGCCTGCGGTGGTCTTTGACGGGACAGTGGCTGGCAAGCAGGGGCCAGAGGACGCGCTGACCCGGATTCAGGCTTGGGAAGCGGAGTAG
- the arr gene encoding NAD(+)--rifampin ADP-ribosyltransferase — protein MAAIDDLSSQQFYHGTKADLRPGDLIEPGYSSNYGKRKKAAYVYLTATLDAATWGAELALGEGPGRIYTVEPTGPIEDDPNLTDKKYPGNPTKSYRSRDPLRVTGEVTDWKGHSAQELQAMRDNLERLKRLGIEAIED, from the coding sequence ATGGCGGCCATCGATGACCTGAGTTCGCAGCAGTTCTACCATGGTACAAAGGCAGACCTGAGGCCAGGGGATCTGATCGAGCCTGGTTATAGCTCCAACTATGGCAAGAGAAAGAAAGCAGCCTACGTCTATCTAACCGCTACCTTGGATGCAGCCACCTGGGGGGCCGAGCTGGCCCTCGGCGAAGGGCCTGGCAGAATCTACACTGTCGAGCCGACTGGACCGATCGAAGATGATCCCAATCTGACGGACAAGAAGTACCCAGGCAATCCGACAAAGTCATATCGCTCCCGGGATCCGCTGCGAGTCACCGGTGAAGTGACAGACTGGAAGGGACACTCCGCCCAAGAGCTTCAGGCAATGAGAGACAACCTTGAGCGGCTTAAGCGGCTCGGCATTGAGGCGATCGAAGACTGA